One window from the genome of Oryctolagus cuniculus chromosome 1, mOryCun1.1, whole genome shotgun sequence encodes:
- the MYORG gene encoding myogenesis-regulating glycosidase, with protein MSRNLGEKSQAYPRRRPGFHADPNSTEVAAMYTFLPDNFTPAKPKPSKELRPLLCSAALGLLLVLAAVVAWCYYSASLRKAERLRTELLDLNRGGFSIRNQKGEQVFRLAFRSGALDLDSCSRDGAVLGCSRTADGRPLHFFIQTVRPKDTVMCYRVRWEEAAPGRAVEHAMFLGDAPAYWYGGAEMRTQHWPIRLEGQLEPQPFVTSDVYSSDAAFGGILERYWLSSRAAAIKVNDSVPFHLGWNSTERSLRLQARYHDTPYKPPAGRPAAPELSYRVCVGSDVTSIHKYMVRRYFNKPSRVPAPEAFRDPIWSTWALYGRAVDQDKVLRFAQEIRQHRFNSSHLEIDDMYTPAYGDFDFDEAKFPNASDMFRRLADAGFRVTLWVHPFVNYNSSRFGEGVERELFVREPTGRLPALVRWWNGIGAVLDFTRPEARDWFQGHLRRLRSRYSVASFKFDAGEVSYLPRDFSTYRQLPDPSVWSRRYTEMALPFFSLAEVRVGYQSQNISCFFRLVDRDSVWGYDLGLHSLIPAVLTLSMLGYPFILPDMVGGNAVPERTAGGGPVPERELYVRWLEVAAFMPAMQFSIPPWQYDAEVVAIAHKFAALRASLVAPLLLELAGEITDTGDPIVRPLWWIAPGDETAHRIDSQFLIGDTLLVAPVLEPGKQERDVYLPAGKWRSYKGELFDKTPVLLTDYPVDLDEIAYFTWAS; from the coding sequence ATGTCCCGGAACCTTGGGGAGAAAAGCCAGGCCTATCCCCGCCGCCGCCCTGGTTTCCACGCAGACCCCAACAGCACTGAGGTGGCAGCCATGTACACCTTCCTCCCGGACAACTTCACCCCTGCCAAGCCCAAGCCGTCCAAAGAGCTGCGGCCGCTGCTGTGCTCGGCGgctctggggctgctgctggtgctggccGCCGTGGTGGCCTGGTGCTACTACAGTGCCTCCCTCCGCAAAGCGGAACGTCTGCGCACCGAGCTGCTGGACCTTAACCGCGGCGGCTTCTCCATCCGCAACCAGAAGGGCGAGCAAGTCTTCCGCCTGGCCTTCCGCTCCGGCGCGCTGGACCTGGACTCCTGCAGCCGTGACGGCGCTGTGCTAGGCTGCTCGCGCACCGCCGACGGGCGCCCCCTGCACTTCTTCATCCAGACCGTGCGGCCCAAGGACACTGTCATGTGCTACCGCGTGCGCTGGGAGGAGGCGGCGCCGGGGCGCGCCGTGGAGCACGCCATGTTCCTGGGCGACGCCCCAGCGTACTGGTACGGTGGCGCGGAGATGAGGACGCAGCACTGGCCCATTCGCTTGGAGGGCCAGCTGGAGCCGCAGCCTTTTGTCACCAGCGACGTCTATTCCTCCGACGCCGCCTTCGGGGGCATCCTGGAACGCTACTGGTTATCGTCGCGCGCGGCCGCCATCAAAGTCAATGACTCAGTGCCCTTCCACCTGGGCTGGAACAGCACCGAGCGGTCGTTGAGGCTGCAGGCCCGCTACCACGACACGCCCTACAAGCCACCCGCCGGCCGCCCTGCGGCTCCGGAGCTAAGCTACCGCGTGTGCGTGGGCTCCGACGTCACCTCCATCCACAAGTACATGGTGCGGCGCTACTTTAACAAGCCTTCCAGGGTGCCCGCGCCAGAGGCCTTCCGAGACCCGATCTGGTCCACGTGGGCCCTTTACGGCCGCGCTGTGGACCAGGACAAGGTGCTGCGGTTCGCCCAGGAGATCCGCCAGCACCGCTTCAACAGCAGCCACCTGGAAATCGACGACATGTACACACCTGCCTATGGCGACTTCGACTTCGACGAGGCCAAGTTCCCCAACGCCAGCGACATGTTCCGCCGCCTCGCCGACGCCGGCTTCCGCGTCACGCTCTGGGTGCACCCGTTCGTCAACTACAACTCGTCGCGCTTCGGCGAGGGCGTGGAGCGCGAGCTGTTCGTGCGCGAGCCCACGGGCCGGCTGCCCGCGCTGGTGCGCTGGTGGAACGGCATCGGCGCCGTGCTGGACTTCACGCGCCCGGAGGCCCGGGACTGGTTCCAGGGACACCTGCGGCGGCTGCGCTCGCGCTACTCTGTGGCCTCCTTCAAGTTCGACGCGGGAGAGGTCAGCTATCTGCCGCGGGACTTCAGCACTTACAGGCAGCTGCCCGACCCCAGCGTCTGGAGCCGGCGCTATACCGAAATGGCGCTGCCCTTCTTCTCGCTGGCCGAGGTGCGCGTGGGCTACCAGTCGCAGAACATCTCGTGCTTCTTCCGCCTGGTGGACCGCGACTCCGTGTGGGGCTACGACCTGGGGCTGCACTCGCTCATCCCCGCCGTGCTCACCCTCAGCATGCTGGGCTACCCGTTCATCCTACCGGACATGGTGGGCGGCAACGCGGTGCCCGAGCGCACAGCGGGCGGCGGCCCAGTGCCCGAGCGCGAGCTCTACGTGCGCTGGCTGGAGGTGGCCGCCTTCATGCCGGCCATGCAGTTCTCCATCCCGCCCTGGCAGTACGACGCCGAAGTGGTGGCCATCGCACACAAGTTCGCCGCGCTGCGGGCCTCGCTGGTGGCGCCGCTGCTGCTGGAGCTTGCCGGGGAGATCACCGACACGGGCGACCCCATCGTGCGCCCCCTGTGGTGGATCGCGCCGGGCGACGAGACCGCGCACCGCATCGACTCGCAGTTCCTGATCGGGGACACGCTGCTCGTGGCGCCCGTGCTGGAGCCAGGCAAGCAGGAACGCGACGTCTACCTGCCCGCGGGCAAGTGGCGCAGTTACAAGGGTGAGCTTTTCGATAAGACGCCCGTGCTGCTCACCGATTACCCGGTCGACCTGGACGAGATCGCCTACTTCACCTGGGCGTCCTGA
- the SPMIP6 gene encoding sperm microtubule inner protein 6 isoform X4 has protein sequence MAGSKARAEDAGMETVARGMPLEYPPKPERLNAYEREVVVNMLNSLSRNQQLPRVMPRCGCLDPLPGRLPYLGYESACSGRHYCLRGMDYCTGEAPYTERRLRPLCAEQPTVRAVSPYDHRPGMECAVTTLPPSYYPCPNLRWDTSHFKKTGGAQRDNYVVHPEFVSETYPDYHCW, from the exons ATGGCAGGATCCAAGGCCAGAGCagag GACGCCGGGATGGAGACGGTAGCTCGAGGAATGCCCTTGGAGTACCCTCCTAAGCCGGAGCGGCTCAACGCCTACG AGCGCGAGGTGGTGGTGAACATGCTGAACTCGCTGTCACGGAACCAGCAGCTGCCGCGGGTCATGCCCCGATGCGGGTGCTTGGACCCGCTGCCGGGCCGCCTGCCCTACCTCGGCTACGAAAGCGCTTGCTCGGGCCGCCACTACTGCCTGCGCGGGATGGATTACTGCACCGGCGAGGCGCCGTACACGGAGCGCCGCCTGCGGCCTCTGTGCGCCGAGCAGCCGACTGTAAG GGCTGTGTCACCCTACGACCACCGGCCCGGAATGGAATGTGCTGTTACAACTCTCCCGCCGTCATACTACCCATGTCCGAACCTTAG ATGGGATACAAGTCACTTCAAGAAGACCGGTGGTGCCCAGAGAGACAACTATGTGGTGCACCCTGAGTTTGTGTCTGAGACCTATCCCGACTACCATTGCTGGTAG